The following proteins are co-located in the Rippkaea orientalis PCC 8801 genome:
- a CDS encoding low-redox potential cytochrome, which translates to MFKLSKLSLIQPFKPVSLLVWLAIALWSIGLGWGITHTLEAIAASPDDAVSARFEAGKELYRETCGSCHLALPPDVLPTETWQKLLEKPNDHYGTSIPNLIRLSQLLIWDYLRTFSRPIPTKNDPIPFYVAQSRYFKILHPRVEFTDPVTHKSCIVCHPGVKSFNFRTLTPQWDDAP; encoded by the coding sequence ATGTTTAAGTTGTCTAAGCTATCTCTTATTCAACCGTTTAAACCCGTTTCTTTACTGGTTTGGCTGGCGATCGCACTTTGGTCTATTGGCCTGGGTTGGGGCATTACCCACACCTTAGAAGCCATAGCAGCTTCTCCTGATGATGCTGTTTCTGCCCGTTTTGAAGCCGGGAAAGAACTCTATCGAGAAACCTGTGGCAGTTGTCATCTTGCCCTTCCTCCAGATGTCTTACCGACGGAAACTTGGCAAAAGTTATTAGAAAAACCCAATGATCACTATGGAACATCCATTCCCAATCTGATTCGTCTGAGTCAATTATTAATTTGGGACTATTTACGCACCTTCTCCCGTCCTATACCGACTAAAAATGATCCTATTCCGTTTTATGTGGCTCAATCGCGGTATTTTAAGATTCTACATCCTCGCGTTGAGTTTACTGATCCTGTTACCCACAAAAGTTGTATTGTTTGCCATCCTGGGGTTAAAAGTTTTAACTTCCGCACCTTAACTCCTCAGTGGGATGATGCTCCTTAA
- a CDS encoding DUF29 domain-containing protein has protein sequence MINIIKSLYQTDYYQWIEETVKQLEKGDYEAVDWINLIEEVKDLGKSEKNAIKNLLIRLLEHLLKLFYWNSEKSYNSRKWRSEIVNFRIQIQDKL, from the coding sequence ATGATCAACATTATCAAATCTTTATATCAAACTGATTATTATCAATGGATTGAAGAAACCGTTAAGCAATTAGAAAAAGGGGATTATGAAGCAGTAGATTGGATTAATTTAATTGAAGAGGTTAAAGACTTGGGAAAGAGTGAAAAAAATGCCATTAAAAATCTTTTAATTCGTCTGTTAGAACATCTCCTAAAACTTTTCTATTGGAACTCCGAAAAATCTTATAATAGTCGCAAATGGCGTTCAGAAATTGTTAATTTTAGAATCCAAATTCAAGATAAGCTATAA
- a CDS encoding amidase, whose translation MNDSDLAFTPALKLAELIRDRQISPLEITQLYLDRIQKYDPQIGSFFTVAAEQAIAEAKAKTEQLASLSDPNALPPFFGVPTAIKDLNAVAGMPVSYGVAALKNNIAEYDDGVVSRMKGAGFIILGKTATSQLGSFPYTEPPGFPPTRNPWNLDYTSGGSSGGASAAVAAGFCPIAQGSDGGGSIRTPAACCGLVGIKPARGRVSHAPVGDYQSGIATSGPLARTVADAAALLDVISGYLTGDPYWLPSPEVPFLAATRQLPPPLKIAFATQINPFPDAEPVIKQAVLKMVQLLEEMGHSLTESCPDVSGLVTPFTRIWQAGVVAAGIPMEALSPINQWLGEQAGTAGDYLQAVREMQIISRQIVAFFDQFDLLLLPVYLHQPIKIGEWDDLSPEETVQKIIQWVAPCPPANATGLPGITLPMGIDEKGLPVGVQLIGKPADELTLIRVAAQLELVNGKQLLVNSYK comes from the coding sequence ATGAATGACTCTGATCTTGCCTTTACCCCTGCGTTAAAGTTAGCCGAATTAATCCGCGATCGCCAGATTTCCCCCCTAGAAATAACCCAACTTTACCTTGATCGCATCCAAAAATACGACCCCCAAATTGGCAGTTTTTTCACCGTAGCCGCAGAACAAGCCATAGCCGAAGCCAAAGCCAAAACCGAACAATTAGCCAGCCTATCCGATCCTAATGCCTTACCTCCATTTTTTGGCGTTCCTACCGCTATTAAAGACCTTAACGCCGTCGCAGGAATGCCTGTTAGTTATGGCGTTGCTGCCCTCAAAAACAACATTGCTGAGTACGATGATGGGGTCGTGTCCCGCATGAAAGGCGCAGGGTTCATTATTCTGGGAAAAACCGCCACGTCTCAACTCGGATCTTTTCCTTATACCGAACCCCCAGGGTTTCCTCCCACCCGTAACCCCTGGAACCTCGATTATACATCAGGAGGGTCTAGTGGGGGAGCTTCTGCTGCCGTCGCCGCTGGATTTTGCCCCATTGCCCAGGGATCGGATGGAGGGGGGTCAATTCGGACTCCTGCGGCCTGTTGTGGACTGGTGGGCATTAAACCCGCCAGAGGAAGGGTTTCTCATGCCCCTGTAGGGGACTATCAAAGCGGTATTGCTACCAGTGGACCCTTAGCGAGAACAGTAGCGGATGCGGCGGCGTTATTGGACGTTATATCGGGTTATTTGACGGGAGATCCCTATTGGTTGCCTTCTCCAGAAGTCCCTTTTTTAGCTGCTACTCGTCAGTTACCACCTCCTTTGAAGATTGCTTTTGCTACTCAAATTAACCCCTTTCCTGACGCAGAACCTGTTATTAAACAAGCCGTTTTAAAGATGGTTCAGCTATTAGAAGAAATGGGGCATTCTTTAACTGAAAGTTGTCCTGATGTTTCGGGTTTAGTTACGCCTTTTACGCGAATTTGGCAAGCGGGAGTTGTCGCTGCGGGTATTCCGATGGAGGCCTTAAGTCCCATTAATCAATGGTTAGGAGAACAGGCAGGAACGGCAGGAGATTATTTACAAGCTGTTAGAGAAATGCAGATTATTTCCCGTCAAATTGTTGCCTTTTTTGATCAGTTTGATTTGTTGCTGTTGCCTGTTTATTTACATCAACCTATTAAAATAGGAGAATGGGATGATTTATCCCCTGAAGAAACGGTACAAAAGATTATTCAATGGGTTGCCCCTTGTCCCCCTGCCAATGCGACGGGTTTACCCGGAATTACCTTACCCATGGGAATAGATGAAAAGGGTTTACCTGTGGGGGTTCAATTAATCGGAAAACCGGCGGATGAGTTAACTTTAATTCGGGTGGCTGCACAATTGGAATTAGTAAACGGTAAACAGTTATTAGTAAACAGTTATAAGTGA
- a CDS encoding Uma2 family endonuclease: MVTLQLNQIKVLPGQTVILKEIYWPKFEAILEALGDHRSSRIAYSKGTLEIMTPLPEHEVIKGIVSDVVKILLEELNINCEVFGSTTFKREDLDKGIEPDESFYIKNSDKMMGRDRIDLTLDPAPDLVIEIEVTSPTQLDIYQSLGVLELWQVKNRQLQINILENGQYIDSKTSPTFPNLSIIERVNYTLKQAYSMGRSPALREFRQWIKQQIKE, from the coding sequence ATGGTAACACTTCAACTTAATCAAATTAAGGTTTTACCAGGACAAACAGTGATCCTAAAAGAAATTTATTGGCCAAAATTTGAGGCAATTTTAGAAGCGTTAGGAGATCATCGTAGTTCGCGTATTGCTTATAGCAAAGGAACCTTAGAAATTATGACCCCCTTACCTGAACATGAAGTGATTAAGGGAATTGTTAGTGATGTCGTAAAAATTTTATTAGAGGAATTAAATATTAATTGCGAGGTATTCGGTTCAACAACGTTTAAACGAGAAGATCTTGACAAAGGAATTGAACCTGATGAGTCTTTTTATATTAAAAATAGTGATAAAATGATGGGACGCGATCGCATTGATTTAACCCTTGATCCTGCCCCTGATTTAGTGATTGAAATTGAAGTAACCTCTCCAACACAATTAGATATTTATCAAAGCTTAGGTGTACTCGAACTTTGGCAAGTAAAAAATCGGCAGTTACAGATTAATATACTTGAAAACGGACAATATATTGATTCAAAAACAAGTCCTACGTTCCCAAATTTATCAATTATTGAAAGAGTAAATTATACCCTTAAACAAGCCTATTCTATGGGTAGAAGTCCAGCGTTAAGGGAATTTCGGCAATGGATTAAACAACAAATCAAAGAATAG
- the lnt gene encoding apolipoprotein N-acyltransferase, with translation MGLSTAPVAAFYLAWLALIPLWFFTFKTENPQKITLKSLIFNNQTLIALAWGLGYHGLALFWITGIHPMTWMGVPWLASLLIAIFCWLFITFWGAILVSLWSIIVRLFDSIKSHNVYFKHPLIKSCSRILWGVAIWCLLESIWSQSPLWWTSLSYTQSPDNLAILQLSKLSGFSLVTAAIVMVNGLIAESFILSKENRQSIKQSLGLILSAIIFVASLHIIGFNHYNNPLIDSEKDQIKVGIIQGNIPNTIKLYPGGLQKAIEGYTKGYKILANEGVDLIITPETALPFDWHYIVTNTSIYPEILTQKVPIILGAFGTKNSSYTNSLFMVTAEGELLNRFDKIKLVPLGEYIPFQSVLGKIINRLSPLDTHLAAGNTNQIFRTPFGQAIVGICYESAFSEHFRRQTKQGGEFIITASNNAHYSAAMPAQHHAQDIIRAIESDRWMARATNTGYSAIINPHGQTLWISNLNTYELHQGSIYRRQTQTLYVQWGDWLTKVLVILSIILLGVKVQLGQY, from the coding sequence ATGGGTTTATCCACTGCCCCCGTAGCCGCTTTTTATTTAGCTTGGTTAGCGTTAATTCCTCTCTGGTTTTTCACGTTTAAAACCGAAAATCCTCAAAAGATTACCTTAAAATCTCTTATTTTCAATAATCAAACCCTAATCGCTTTAGCTTGGGGACTAGGATATCATGGACTAGCGTTATTTTGGATTACGGGTATTCATCCTATGACGTGGATGGGAGTCCCTTGGTTAGCGAGTTTATTAATTGCGATTTTTTGCTGGTTATTTATTACCTTTTGGGGCGCAATATTAGTTAGTCTATGGTCAATTATTGTCAGATTATTTGATTCAATTAAGTCTCATAATGTTTATTTTAAACATCCTTTAATTAAGTCTTGTTCAAGAATTTTATGGGGAGTGGCTATTTGGTGTTTATTAGAATCAATTTGGAGTCAGAGTCCTTTATGGTGGACTTCCCTTTCCTATACCCAAAGTCCTGATAATTTAGCCATTTTACAACTCAGTAAACTATCAGGATTTTCTTTAGTAACTGCTGCTATTGTGATGGTCAATGGATTAATAGCAGAAAGTTTTATTTTATCAAAAGAAAATCGTCAATCGATAAAGCAATCTTTAGGATTAATCCTATCAGCTATTATTTTTGTTGCTAGTTTACATATTATTGGCTTTAATCACTATAATAACCCTCTGATTGATTCCGAAAAAGATCAAATAAAAGTTGGTATCATTCAAGGCAATATTCCTAATACAATTAAGCTATATCCAGGGGGACTACAAAAAGCCATAGAAGGCTATACAAAAGGCTATAAAATCTTAGCTAACGAGGGAGTTGATCTGATTATTACTCCAGAAACAGCTTTACCCTTTGATTGGCATTATATTGTAACTAATACCTCTATTTATCCAGAAATTTTAACCCAAAAAGTTCCTATTATTTTAGGTGCATTTGGAACAAAAAATAGCAGTTATACGAATAGTCTTTTTATGGTTACAGCAGAAGGAGAACTATTAAACCGTTTTGATAAAATCAAATTAGTTCCCTTGGGAGAATATATTCCTTTTCAATCAGTTTTAGGCAAAATTATTAACCGACTTTCTCCTTTAGATACTCATTTAGCAGCAGGGAATACTAATCAAATTTTTCGGACTCCTTTTGGTCAGGCAATTGTCGGTATTTGCTATGAATCAGCCTTTAGTGAACATTTTCGCCGTCAAACAAAACAAGGAGGAGAATTTATCATTACAGCCTCTAATAATGCCCATTATAGTGCAGCTATGCCCGCGCAACACCATGCTCAAGATATAATTAGGGCAATTGAAAGCGATCGCTGGATGGCTAGGGCAACAAATACGGGATATTCTGCTATTATTAATCCCCATGGTCAAACATTGTGGATATCTAATCTTAACACTTATGAATTACATCAGGGAAGTATTTATCGTCGTCAGACTCAAACGTTATATGTTCAATGGGGAGACTGGTTAACTAAAGTTTTAGTCATATTAAGTATAATTTTATTAGGGGTTAAAGTTCAATTGGGTCAATATTAG
- the sixA gene encoding phosphohistidine phosphatase SixA has protein sequence MTQLYLIRHGIAAERGEYTNDAERPLIEKGREKTTKVAQRLKEMGIQFEIILTSPLVRAYQTAEILQKVGLTEKVERFNPLSPDGDLLDWVKWWSNSGYNKENSCLALVGHQPDLGNWAEMLLWGRSEEKLIVKKAGIIGLSLPQQETPVGNSELFLLSSPKWLS, from the coding sequence ATGACACAACTTTATCTGATTCGCCATGGAATCGCAGCAGAACGCGGTGAATATACCAACGATGCAGAACGACCCCTAATCGAGAAAGGACGCGAAAAAACCACTAAGGTTGCCCAACGTCTTAAAGAAATGGGTATCCAGTTTGAGATCATTTTAACCAGTCCTTTAGTCAGAGCTTATCAAACAGCAGAAATTTTACAAAAAGTTGGATTAACTGAGAAAGTGGAACGCTTTAACCCCCTCTCCCCTGATGGAGATCTGCTTGATTGGGTGAAATGGTGGTCAAATTCCGGTTACAATAAAGAAAATAGCTGTCTTGCCTTAGTAGGACACCAACCCGATTTAGGCAACTGGGCAGAAATGCTACTTTGGGGTCGTTCCGAAGAAAAATTAATCGTCAAAAAAGCTGGCATTATCGGTCTGAGTCTACCCCAACAAGAGACACCAGTGGGTAACAGCGAATTGTTTTTATTGAGTTCTCCTAAATGGTTATCTTAA
- a CDS encoding citrate synthase, whose translation MNVCEYIPGLENIPAAKSSISYVDGQEGILEYRGIRIEELATKGSFVETAYLLIWGELPTQEELDAFEGEIRYHRRIKYRIRDMMKCFPETGHPMDALQTSAAALGLFYARRALDNPDYIRQAVVRLLAKIPTMVAAAHQMRRGNDPIQPNDNLDYAANFLYMMTEQKPDPLAAKIFDVCLTLHAEHTINASTFSAMVTASTLTDPYAVVASAVGTLAGPLHGGANEEVLAMLEEIGSVENVRPYIEKLVANKQKIMGFGHRVYKVKDPRATILQNLAEQLFEKTGRDEYYAIAQEVEKVVEEKLGHKGIYANVDFYSGLVYRKLGIPSDLFTPLFAIARVAGWLAHWKEQLAVNRIFRPTQVYIGERNQPYVPMEKRLMVNRNGL comes from the coding sequence ATGAATGTATGTGAATATATACCCGGGTTAGAAAATATTCCCGCGGCCAAATCAAGTATCAGCTATGTGGATGGTCAAGAGGGCATACTGGAATATCGAGGCATTCGCATCGAAGAACTAGCAACAAAAGGTAGCTTTGTAGAAACCGCCTATCTCCTCATTTGGGGTGAACTACCCACCCAAGAAGAACTCGATGCCTTTGAAGGGGAAATTCGTTACCATCGCCGCATCAAATACCGCATCCGTGACATGATGAAGTGTTTTCCTGAAACGGGACACCCCATGGATGCTTTACAAACCTCAGCAGCAGCGTTAGGTTTGTTTTACGCCCGTCGCGCCTTGGATAACCCGGATTATATTCGACAAGCGGTCGTTCGTCTATTAGCCAAAATTCCGACGATGGTAGCAGCCGCCCATCAAATGCGCCGAGGAAATGATCCCATTCAACCCAACGATAACCTAGATTATGCTGCCAATTTCCTCTACATGATGACGGAACAAAAACCTGACCCCCTAGCAGCAAAAATTTTTGATGTTTGTCTGACGCTTCATGCGGAACACACCATCAATGCGTCTACTTTCTCGGCCATGGTAACGGCTTCTACCTTAACCGATCCCTATGCCGTTGTCGCTTCGGCGGTAGGAACCTTAGCCGGTCCCTTACACGGGGGGGCAAACGAGGAAGTTTTAGCGATGTTAGAGGAAATTGGGTCAGTGGAAAATGTTCGTCCCTACATCGAAAAGTTGGTAGCCAATAAACAGAAAATTATGGGGTTTGGCCATCGAGTTTATAAGGTTAAAGATCCTCGCGCTACTATTCTGCAAAATTTAGCGGAACAACTCTTTGAAAAAACTGGCCGTGATGAATATTATGCCATTGCCCAAGAAGTGGAAAAAGTGGTGGAAGAAAAGTTAGGGCATAAAGGAATTTATGCTAATGTGGACTTCTATTCGGGGTTAGTTTACCGTAAGTTAGGCATTCCCAGTGATTTGTTTACGCCCTTATTTGCGATCGCGCGCGTAGCGGGATGGTTAGCCCATTGGAAGGAACAATTAGCTGTTAACCGTATTTTCCGTCCTACCCAAGTTTACATCGGCGAACGCAATCAGCCCTATGTTCCCATGGAAAAACGGCTCATGGTTAACCGTAATGGCTTATAG
- a CDS encoding DUF29 domain-containing protein: protein MSQAISELTYEKDYHQWTIEQAKALRELVNTHRELKHLEGLDWDNIIEEIEALGRSEYSAVVSLLMRQIEHRLKIDYVSLPECRNKWKSEVVAFKKNLKHKLAPSMKPKLDKQFSEIYQDAVEIVEAEYEISLPSQCPYTLEDLLP from the coding sequence ATGAGCCAGGCAATATCAGAATTAACCTACGAGAAAGATTACCATCAATGGACAATAGAACAAGCTAAAGCCCTGCGAGAACTTGTTAATACTCATCGGGAGTTGAAACATTTAGAGGGATTGGATTGGGACAATATTATTGAGGAGATCGAAGCCTTGGGACGTAGTGAATATAGCGCGGTTGTTAGCTTGCTCATGAGACAAATTGAACATCGCTTAAAGATTGACTACGTTTCTTTGCCTGAATGCCGCAACAAGTGGAAGTCTGAGGTTGTCGCTTTTAAGAAAAATCTCAAACATAAGTTAGCCCCTAGTATGAAGCCCAAGCTTGACAAACAGTTTTCAGAAATTTATCAAGATGCTGTTGAAATTGTCGAGGCTGAATATGAAATCAGCTTACCTAGTCAATGCCCTTATACCTTAGAGGATTTACTCCCCTAA
- a CDS encoding heme oxygenase (biliverdin-producing): protein MSVNLATMLREGTKKSHSMAENVGFVKCFLKGVVEKNSYRKLVANLYFVYSAMEEEMDKLKDHEIVSKIYFPQLHRKHSLEKDLYYYYGANWRNEIVLSEAGEAYVQRIHELANSAPELLVAHSYTRYLGDLSGGQILKKIAERAMNLGEDGGTAFYEFPTISDEKAFKNKYRQSLNELPIDQTTADRIVDEANAAFGMNMKMFQELEGNLIKAIGIMLFNTLTRRRTTGSTELATAD, encoded by the coding sequence ATGAGCGTCAATTTAGCAACCATGTTACGGGAAGGGACGAAAAAGTCCCATTCAATGGCAGAAAATGTTGGTTTTGTCAAGTGTTTTTTAAAAGGAGTTGTTGAAAAAAATTCTTACCGCAAATTGGTAGCTAACCTCTACTTTGTTTACTCAGCAATGGAAGAGGAAATGGACAAACTAAAAGATCATGAAATTGTCTCTAAGATTTATTTTCCTCAATTACATCGTAAGCACTCCTTAGAGAAAGATTTGTATTACTATTATGGGGCTAATTGGCGCAATGAGATTGTTCTCTCAGAAGCAGGAGAAGCCTATGTACAACGGATTCATGAGTTAGCAAATTCTGCCCCAGAATTATTAGTTGCCCATTCTTATACTCGTTATTTAGGGGATTTATCCGGGGGACAAATTCTCAAGAAAATCGCAGAACGGGCGATGAATTTAGGAGAAGATGGTGGAACAGCTTTTTATGAATTTCCGACCATTTCTGATGAAAAAGCTTTCAAAAATAAATACCGTCAATCGTTAAATGAATTACCCATTGATCAAACGACGGCTGATCGTATTGTTGATGAAGCCAATGCAGCCTTTGGGATGAATATGAAGATGTTCCAAGAATTAGAAGGAAATCTCATTAAAGCCATTGGTATTATGCTCTTTAATACCTTAACCCGTCGTCGCACCACGGGCAGTACCGAATTAGCAACGGCTGATTAA
- a CDS encoding HEAT repeat domain-containing protein, with product MNEISLEQIALQLESSNSRDRLLALASLREVSPEDAVPLIKKVLNDEMLPVRSMAVFALGVKQTEECFPILVKLLETDSDYGIRADAAGALGYLADGRAFEPLVRAFYEDTEWLVRFSAAVSLGNLRDIRAKQVLLKALESEETVVKQAAIAALGEIKAVDAVDALVAFVGSEDWLIRQRLAEALGNLNTDKSISALKFLAKDEHPQVKQAATLSLERLE from the coding sequence ATGAATGAGATTTCGTTAGAACAAATAGCCCTTCAACTCGAAAGCAGTAACTCCCGCGATCGCCTGTTAGCCCTAGCTTCTTTGAGAGAAGTTTCCCCAGAAGATGCGGTTCCCCTGATCAAAAAAGTCTTAAATGATGAAATGCTGCCCGTGCGTTCGATGGCAGTCTTTGCGTTAGGAGTGAAGCAGACAGAGGAATGTTTCCCCATTTTGGTAAAATTGCTCGAAACGGACTCTGACTATGGTATTCGTGCCGATGCAGCCGGAGCGTTAGGATATCTAGCCGATGGGCGAGCCTTTGAACCCTTGGTGAGAGCGTTTTATGAGGATACGGAATGGTTAGTCCGCTTTAGTGCGGCGGTATCCTTGGGCAATTTACGCGATATTCGGGCTAAACAAGTCTTACTTAAGGCTTTAGAAAGCGAGGAAACCGTAGTTAAACAGGCTGCGATCGCGGCTTTAGGGGAAATTAAAGCTGTTGATGCCGTTGATGCCCTTGTTGCCTTCGTGGGGTCAGAAGACTGGCTAATTCGGCAACGTTTAGCGGAAGCGTTAGGCAATTTGAACACCGATAAAAGCATCTCTGCTTTAAAATTCCTCGCTAAAGATGAACATCCCCAAGTCAAACAAGCTGCTACTTTATCCCTAGAACGTTTGGAGTAA
- a CDS encoding phycobiliprotein lyase translates to MTIQEFLELCVGNWFSQRSSYHFEKQQAESHKSELTIEWLDSDHPQVIAWCQHYQIDSTSAIGGKKISWNNSLDWGQPKQIGSTIIVVIPDPNMPQMGQILRGTNNQNPPIVGRYSLGSDRALTLQLEENNHCLEERLWFASDNLRLRTSLIKSPHGFSQTAFYSEIRKLPPKEVA, encoded by the coding sequence ATGACGATTCAAGAGTTTCTCGAATTATGTGTTGGGAACTGGTTTTCTCAACGCAGTAGCTATCATTTTGAAAAGCAACAAGCCGAGAGTCATAAATCAGAATTAACCATTGAATGGTTAGACTCGGATCATCCGCAAGTCATCGCTTGGTGTCAACACTATCAAATTGACTCAACCTCTGCTATTGGAGGAAAAAAAATTAGTTGGAATAATTCCTTAGACTGGGGACAACCCAAACAAATTGGTTCAACGATTATCGTTGTCATTCCTGACCCTAATATGCCACAGATGGGGCAGATTTTACGAGGGACGAATAATCAAAATCCTCCCATAGTAGGACGGTATAGTTTAGGAAGCGATCGCGCCTTGACTTTACAGTTAGAAGAGAATAACCATTGCTTAGAAGAACGTCTCTGGTTTGCTAGTGATAATTTGCGTTTGCGTACCAGTTTAATTAAGTCTCCCCATGGCTTCAGTCAAACGGCTTTTTATTCAGAAATTCGTAAGCTTCCCCCCAAGGAAGTTGCCTAA
- a CDS encoding chromophore lyase CpcT/CpeT → MSHSTDLSTLARWMSADFSNQEQAYENPPFFAHIRVCIRPLPLSVFPEPTLFLEQAYDFMLNQPYRLRVFRFNIIDGRIELENYKVQEEASFFGASRDLEKLRKLTPDHLEKMPGCDMFVDWTGNSFKGVVKPGKNCIVVRNERETYLDNSFEIDEHKLISVDRGLDPKTDELVWGSVAGPFHFQRKTSFAHEVEF, encoded by the coding sequence ATGTCTCATTCCACTGATTTAAGTACCTTGGCTCGTTGGATGTCTGCTGATTTTAGCAACCAAGAACAAGCCTATGAAAATCCCCCATTTTTTGCCCATATTCGGGTTTGTATTCGTCCTCTTCCTTTGTCAGTTTTTCCTGAACCTACGCTATTTTTAGAACAAGCTTATGATTTTATGTTAAACCAACCCTATCGCTTACGGGTGTTTAGGTTTAATATTATCGATGGAAGAATTGAATTAGAAAATTATAAAGTTCAAGAAGAAGCATCGTTTTTTGGGGCTTCTCGTGATTTAGAAAAACTAAGAAAGTTAACCCCTGATCATCTAGAGAAAATGCCGGGATGTGATATGTTTGTTGATTGGACAGGAAATAGTTTTAAAGGCGTTGTTAAACCAGGAAAAAATTGTATTGTTGTTCGGAATGAAAGGGAAACTTATTTAGACAACAGCTTTGAAATAGATGAACATAAATTAATTAGTGTTGATCGGGGATTAGATCCAAAAACTGATGAACTCGTTTGGGGTTCAGTTGCTGGTCCATTTCATTTTCAACGCAAGACAAGTTTTGCCCATGAAGTTGAATTTTAG
- a CDS encoding Uma2 family endonuclease: MVQLVTKSYSFEDYLNYNDGTDNKYELVNGELKFMPIPSGFHALILHFILQILEQEIDKLKQHWKVMPGTVGIRTAKNKSRIPDLVILSENQCQELREMSSAVLESPPLLAVEIVSLGNADDDYRYKRSEYAVREIPEYWIIDPETKKVSVLLLVSGFYEVTEFRDEQEIKSLLLPELKLIVNQVFEV, translated from the coding sequence ATGGTTCAATTAGTGACTAAATCCTATTCTTTTGAAGACTATTTAAACTATAATGATGGCACGGATAATAAATATGAATTGGTGAATGGGGAATTAAAATTTATGCCAATTCCTAGCGGTTTTCATGCGTTAATCTTACATTTTATTCTTCAAATTCTAGAACAAGAAATCGATAAACTCAAACAACACTGGAAAGTTATGCCAGGAACAGTGGGAATCAGAACAGCTAAGAATAAATCAAGGATTCCTGATTTGGTTATTTTATCAGAAAATCAATGTCAAGAACTAAGAGAAATGTCTAGCGCAGTTTTAGAATCTCCTCCTCTTTTAGCGGTAGAAATTGTTAGTCTAGGGAATGCGGATGATGACTATCGGTATAAGCGTTCCGAATATGCAGTGAGGGAAATTCCTGAATATTGGATTATTGATCCAGAAACAAAAAAAGTGTCTGTTTTATTGTTAGTTTCTGGGTTTTATGAAGTAACAGAATTTAGAGATGAACAAGAAATTAAGTCTTTACTTCTTCCTGAATTAAAGTTAATTGTTAACCAAGTTTTTGAAGTTTAG
- a CDS encoding class I SAM-dependent methyltransferase, translating into MDKDTNWKTYTDSNIVKYYSSLSQIQPAEETIIKRFQQQLSTMTMLDIGVGGGRTTKYFSNVVKKYIGIDYSPEMIEACKKQFFHANNTILFKVCDARDLSQFEDNSFDFILFSFNGIDYISHNERLQVFQEIRRVGKSGGYFFFSTHNLQGIEQEFNWKKHLSFNPFMTYVNLVMLAFLRFFNPSISYHQLKSNNYAILKDESHNFRLKTYYIRPHQQIKQLEPYFSHIQVYSWKYGHEITQETELISNSEMWLYYLCFIDKNSD; encoded by the coding sequence ATGGATAAAGACACTAATTGGAAAACTTATACAGATTCTAATATTGTAAAATATTATTCATCTTTAAGTCAGATACAACCAGCAGAAGAGACAATTATTAAGCGTTTTCAACAGCAATTATCAACGATGACAATGTTGGATATTGGAGTAGGAGGAGGACGCACAACAAAATACTTTTCTAACGTTGTTAAAAAATATATCGGTATTGATTATTCTCCTGAGATGATTGAGGCTTGTAAAAAGCAGTTTTTTCACGCCAATAATACAATATTATTTAAAGTTTGTGATGCGAGAGATTTAAGTCAATTTGAAGATAATTCCTTTGATTTTATTTTGTTTAGTTTTAATGGAATTGACTATATTTCTCATAATGAACGGTTACAAGTTTTTCAAGAAATTCGTCGCGTGGGTAAGTCGGGAGGTTATTTTTTCTTTTCTACCCATAACCTCCAAGGAATTGAACAAGAATTTAATTGGAAAAAACACCTCAGTTTTAATCCATTCATGACTTATGTTAATTTAGTCATGTTGGCTTTTCTTCGTTTTTTTAATCCATCTATTAGCTATCATCAACTCAAAAGTAATAACTATGCTATTCTTAAAGATGAATCTCATAATTTTCGATTAAAAACCTATTATATTAGACCCCATCAACAAATCAAACAACTAGAACCTTACTTTAGTCATATTCAAGTTTATTCATGGAAGTATGGACATGAAATCACTCAAGAGACTGAGTTAATATCTAATTCTGAAATGTGGCTTTATTATTTATGTTTTATTGATAAAAACAGTGATTAA